The following are encoded in a window of Alphaproteobacteria bacterium genomic DNA:
- a CDS encoding DMT family transporter has product MVNCILYVLSVLVWGTTWFAIKLQVTSEVAPPVSVGYRFCLAAIILIPLCLLLKKKMQFTLKEHLYMGFQGIMQFGLSFYLAYWGTQNMKSGFAAVAFSTIVIMNILNGAIFYRLPVRANVVVGAVLGFLGVLTIFWPDIKTFDCASKCFIGFGYVMFGTLMASVGNILSARNQKKGIPVLQNNAYGMLYAGLFVLGLSLMRGHGLNFDMSVNYTGSLVYLSVIGSIVGFGCYLTLLGRIGADRAAYAIVLTPIVALTLSTLLEGFEWNDYTIGGCMIVLFGNVLVLWPRKLKRVASINTEKSIEAVS; this is encoded by the coding sequence ATGGTAAATTGCATTTTATATGTTTTGTCTGTTCTAGTATGGGGAACCACGTGGTTTGCCATTAAACTACAGGTGACTTCTGAGGTTGCACCTCCTGTTTCCGTTGGGTATCGGTTTTGTCTAGCGGCCATTATTTTGATTCCTCTGTGCCTGCTTTTGAAGAAAAAGATGCAATTTACACTTAAAGAGCATCTCTATATGGGATTCCAAGGAATTATGCAGTTTGGGCTAAGCTTTTACCTTGCTTACTGGGGCACCCAAAATATGAAGAGTGGCTTTGCAGCAGTCGCTTTTTCAACAATTGTAATTATGAACATTTTGAATGGAGCTATATTTTATAGATTACCAGTTAGAGCAAATGTTGTTGTTGGGGCTGTTTTAGGATTTTTGGGCGTTTTAACTATTTTTTGGCCAGACATAAAGACCTTTGATTGTGCTAGTAAGTGTTTTATTGGTTTTGGCTACGTAATGTTCGGTACCTTGATGGCATCCGTTGGGAATATTCTTTCGGCCAGGAATCAAAAGAAAGGAATTCCAGTCTTACAAAACAATGCCTATGGCATGTTATATGCAGGACTTTTTGTGCTGGGACTCTCCCTTATGCGTGGCCATGGGCTTAATTTTGATATGTCTGTGAATTATACAGGGTCCCTGGTTTATCTTTCAGTAATTGGGTCAATAGTGGGATTTGGCTGTTATCTGACGCTTTTGGGACGTATAGGAGCGGATAGAGCAGCCTATGCTATTGTGTTGACTCCTATTGTAGCTCTTACCCTCTCAACCCTTTTGGAAGGGTTTGAATGGAATGATTATACGATTGGTGGATGTATGATTGTTCTTTTTGGAAACGTTTTGGTTCTTTGGCCCAGAAAACTCAAGAGGGTTGCGAGCATCAACACAGAAAAGTCAATTGAGGCTGTCTCTTAG
- a CDS encoding DNA-directed RNA polymerase subunit alpha, with translation MIQNNWQALIKPHRLEIQPGKDSAFKATVVAEPLEKGFGQTIGNALRRILLSSLQGAAVTSIQVDGVLHEFTSIPGVLEDVTEVILNIKTLALRLHEAGPRRMKLVAQGPGPVKASQIEAGPEIDILDPDLVICNLDKGAKLSMEMVVESGRGYVSSNQNRKPDTPIGLIPIDALFSPVQKVSYKVENTRVGQMTNYDKLVLQVETNGAITPEDAVALSARVLQDQLQQFINFEDPKEEIKEPELGIETDLLRNLLRRVEELELSVRSANCLKNENIVYIGDLVQRTEQDLLKTPNFGRKSLAEIRAVLEEHSLHLGMEIPDWPPENIDELAKKLENPY, from the coding sequence GTGATACAGAATAATTGGCAAGCATTGATTAAGCCCCATCGGCTTGAGATTCAACCGGGGAAAGATTCGGCTTTTAAGGCGACTGTGGTTGCAGAGCCTTTAGAAAAGGGATTTGGGCAGACTATTGGAAATGCGCTACGACGTATTTTGTTGTCCTCTCTGCAAGGGGCTGCAGTAACGTCGATCCAAGTTGATGGCGTTCTTCATGAGTTCACATCAATACCAGGTGTTTTGGAAGACGTGACAGAAGTGATTCTTAATATTAAGACTCTTGCTCTTCGCCTTCATGAAGCTGGTCCAAGGCGTATGAAATTAGTGGCACAGGGACCTGGTCCCGTTAAGGCTTCACAGATTGAAGCAGGTCCTGAGATCGATATCTTGGATCCAGATCTGGTTATTTGCAATTTGGATAAGGGGGCAAAGCTCTCTATGGAAATGGTTGTTGAGTCTGGACGCGGATATGTATCTTCCAATCAAAATAGGAAGCCAGATACGCCTATTGGATTGATTCCAATTGATGCGCTCTTTAGCCCAGTTCAAAAAGTGTCCTACAAAGTAGAGAATACGCGTGTTGGTCAGATGACCAACTACGATAAACTGGTTTTACAAGTTGAGACAAACGGTGCGATCACCCCTGAGGATGCTGTGGCATTGTCAGCAAGGGTATTGCAGGACCAACTGCAGCAGTTCATCAACTTTGAGGATCCAAAAGAAGAGATTAAAGAGCCTGAGCTCGGTATTGAAACTGATCTTTTGAGGAATCTACTTCGTCGTGTGGAAGAGCTGGAACTTTCAGTACGCTCGGCCAATTGTCTAAAGAACGAGAATATCGTGTACATTGGTGATTTGGTTCAAAGGACTGAGCAGGATCTTTTGAAAACACCAAACTTTGGGCGTAAATCTCTTGCAGAGATCAGAGCCGTTCTTGAAGAGCACAGCCTACATCTTGGTATGGAAATTCCAGATTGGCCGCCTGAAAATATTGATGAATTAGCGAAGAAGTTGGAAAATCCTTACTAG
- a CDS encoding replication-associated recombination protein A translates to MTGLFSLAQLDQGTEGPLADRLRPQSLSEVVGQDHLLGPDAPLCKMIASKKLSSFILWGPPGCGKTTIARLFAQDTGYEFVALSAIFSGVADLKKIFQGAKQRREMGQKTLLFVDEIHRFNRNQQDAFLPYVEDGTVILVGATTENPSFELNGALLSRARVFVLKRLEEASLKLLIVRSEEKEKRNLPLDEKGINFIVSMADGDGRYLINLLEGLFAQCKEGATPLSMDALSKILQKRPVLYDKNRDEHYNLISALHKSLRGSDTQAALYWLARMLGGGEDPRYILRRLIRFANEDIGLADPQAIVQALSASETFERLGSPEGELAIAQCVIYLGTAPKSNATYLAFKKATLAAKETGSHSPPKHILNAPTGLMKDIGYGQGYVYDHDTEEGFSGQNYFPDNMARTPFYEPLERGFERDIKKRLEYWESLRKKA, encoded by the coding sequence ATGACGGGTTTATTTTCATTAGCTCAACTGGATCAAGGAACAGAGGGGCCCCTTGCGGATCGTTTGCGCCCTCAGTCTTTATCTGAAGTGGTCGGGCAGGATCATTTATTGGGACCCGATGCGCCCCTGTGCAAAATGATAGCTTCAAAGAAGTTAAGTTCCTTTATCCTTTGGGGGCCTCCAGGTTGTGGAAAAACGACAATTGCCAGACTTTTTGCCCAAGACACTGGGTACGAGTTTGTTGCTCTTTCTGCCATATTTTCTGGGGTGGCAGATTTGAAAAAAATATTCCAGGGTGCAAAGCAGCGCCGAGAGATGGGCCAAAAAACACTTCTGTTTGTGGATGAGATTCACCGATTTAATCGAAATCAGCAAGATGCCTTCCTTCCCTATGTTGAGGATGGAACAGTCATCTTGGTTGGTGCTACGACTGAAAATCCTTCTTTTGAGTTGAATGGGGCCCTGCTTTCTAGAGCACGGGTATTCGTTCTGAAGAGACTAGAAGAGGCGTCATTGAAATTGTTAATTGTACGCTCTGAAGAAAAAGAAAAACGCAATCTGCCTTTGGATGAGAAAGGAATAAACTTTATAGTCTCCATGGCTGACGGAGATGGTCGTTATCTCATAAATTTGTTGGAAGGCCTGTTTGCTCAATGTAAAGAGGGGGCCACTCCATTATCCATGGATGCCCTATCGAAAATCTTGCAAAAGCGCCCTGTTCTGTATGATAAAAATCGTGACGAGCATTATAATCTAATCAGTGCTCTCCATAAGTCTCTCAGAGGATCTGATACCCAGGCAGCTCTCTATTGGTTGGCCAGGATGTTGGGGGGAGGGGAAGATCCTCGATATATTTTGCGTCGCCTTATCCGCTTTGCCAATGAGGACATAGGGCTAGCCGATCCTCAGGCAATTGTACAAGCCTTATCAGCCTCGGAGACTTTTGAACGATTGGGGTCGCCCGAGGGAGAGTTAGCCATTGCTCAGTGTGTTATCTATTTGGGAACAGCTCCTAAGTCTAACGCTACATATTTGGCTTTTAAAAAAGCAACTCTGGCGGCAAAGGAAACGGGTTCCCATTCTCCGCCCAAGCATATTCTTAACGCTCCTACTGGGCTTATGAAGGATATTGGATATGGTCAAGGCTATGTATACGACCATGACACTGAGGAAGGTTTTTCAGGGCAGAATTACTTTCCCGATAATATGGCGCGCACCCCTTTTTATGAACCATTGGAAAGGGGCTTTGAAAGAGATATCAAAAAACGCCTCGAATACTGGGAAAGTTTGCGAAAAAAAGCTTAA
- the rpsK gene encoding 30S ribosomal protein S11 → MAQSSKPRLRRRERKNITSGIAHVNATFNNTVITITDVQGNGIAWSTSGVKGFKGSRKSTPFASQIAAEDAAAKAMEHGMKTVEVRIKGPGTGRESALRALQAAGLVITSIKDVTTIPHNGCRPKKRRRV, encoded by the coding sequence ATGGCTCAATCATCAAAACCAAGATTGCGGCGTAGAGAGAGGAAGAACATTACTTCCGGAATTGCGCATGTGAATGCAACTTTTAACAATACCGTGATTACGATCACGGATGTTCAAGGAAACGGAATAGCCTGGTCTACCTCAGGAGTAAAAGGATTTAAAGGGTCAAGAAAGTCGACACCCTTTGCTTCTCAGATCGCAGCAGAAGATGCAGCTGCCAAAGCTATGGAACATGGAATGAAGACCGTAGAAGTACGGATAAAGGGCCCAGGAACAGGACGAGAGTCTGCGTTGAGGGCTCTGCAAGCAGCAGGTCTTGTTATTACATCTATAAAGGATGTAACAACTATACCACATAACGGGTGCCGTCCGAAAAAACGGCGTAGAGTTTAG
- a CDS encoding ATP-binding protein, with amino-acid sequence MFKRLVYKKILDRLIEPRKFITVLTGPRQVGKTTISQQLIQDLSLSTHYASADDPTLQDSQWIEQQWEIARIKCKEQTNKEGLLILDEIQKVSEWSNTVKHLWDEDTSKGISLKVLLLGSSPLLLQHGLTESLAGRFEVIPISHWSFFELREAFGWNLDQYIYFGGYPGAATLINDEERWSNYIKQSLIETTISRDVLLMSRVHKPALLRRLFELGCHYSGQILSYQKMLGQLQDAGNTTTLAHYLQLLSFAGLLTGLQKFSNRSVQGRSSSPKLQVLNTALITAQNTHTFKSAREDPKFWGRLVESAIGAYLYNSTIGSKITLTYWREGSKEIDFIISSGKRIVPIEVKSTSKRTSISGLKTFELYFPTYKKFLVGGQGIPLEAFFLEPIETWLE; translated from the coding sequence ATGTTTAAACGTTTGGTTTATAAGAAAATTCTAGATAGATTAATTGAGCCCAGGAAGTTCATAACCGTGTTAACTGGTCCAAGGCAAGTTGGTAAAACAACTATTTCGCAACAGTTAATTCAGGATTTATCTCTATCAACGCATTATGCCTCAGCGGATGACCCAACGCTCCAAGATAGCCAGTGGATTGAGCAACAATGGGAAATTGCACGTATTAAGTGTAAAGAACAAACAAACAAAGAAGGGTTGTTAATTCTAGATGAGATTCAAAAGGTTTCAGAGTGGTCAAACACAGTTAAGCATTTGTGGGATGAAGATACGTCTAAAGGGATTTCATTAAAGGTATTGCTTTTAGGATCTTCCCCATTGTTACTTCAACACGGTTTGACAGAGAGTTTAGCGGGTCGTTTTGAAGTTATACCGATCAGTCATTGGTCATTTTTCGAATTGAGAGAAGCATTTGGATGGAATCTGGATCAGTATATATATTTTGGCGGTTATCCTGGTGCAGCCACTCTCATTAATGATGAAGAACGTTGGTCAAATTATATTAAACAGTCTCTGATAGAGACGACTATTTCTCGCGATGTTTTGTTGATGAGCCGCGTTCATAAACCGGCGCTTTTGAGGCGACTTTTTGAGTTGGGGTGTCATTATTCGGGACAAATACTTTCGTATCAGAAGATGTTGGGGCAGTTACAAGATGCAGGCAACACCACAACACTCGCACATTATTTGCAGCTTTTGAGTTTTGCAGGACTCTTAACTGGATTACAAAAATTTTCTAATCGCTCAGTCCAGGGGAGAAGCTCTAGTCCAAAGCTGCAGGTTTTAAATACCGCCCTTATTACGGCGCAGAACACACATACGTTTAAATCAGCAAGGGAAGACCCCAAGTTTTGGGGACGACTCGTTGAATCGGCAATAGGAGCCTATCTTTATAATAGCACCATAGGCTCAAAGATAACACTTACGTACTGGCGGGAGGGTTCTAAGGAAATTGATTTCATTATTAGTTCGGGAAAAAGGATAGTTCCAATCGAGGTAAAGAGTACCTCAAAAAGGACTTCAATTTCAGGACTTAAAACTTTTGAACTCTACTTTCCAACTTATAAAAAATTCTTAGTAGGAGGGCAAGGGATCCCTCTAGAAGCTTTTTTCCTCGAGCCAATTGAAACATGGCTTGAGTGA
- a CDS encoding adenylate kinase — MNLILFGPPGVGKGTQAVILEKKYGLLRLSTGDILRAEAEEGTELGLEAKGYMDRGEFGPDELVFGIISKRLDRPDAEKGVIFDGFPRNLDQAMFLDALLAEKGMKIDKVIELAGSDETLLSRIVGRFSCKKCGTFYSHKHNDTKVEGICDVCGGKEFVKRADDYEATVRKRLEIYRSLTKPMVPFYKGKGVLVTVDGMGSVEETTTKIERFLSNEKLDYRAESL, encoded by the coding sequence ATGAATCTAATTCTTTTTGGGCCTCCGGGCGTTGGAAAGGGAACACAGGCAGTTATTCTCGAAAAGAAGTACGGACTTCTTAGGCTGTCGACGGGCGATATTTTAAGGGCTGAGGCCGAAGAAGGAACAGAATTAGGTCTTGAAGCTAAAGGCTATATGGATAGAGGAGAATTTGGCCCCGATGAATTGGTTTTTGGGATCATTTCCAAAAGGCTGGATCGGCCAGATGCTGAAAAAGGAGTTATTTTTGACGGATTCCCTAGGAATCTTGACCAAGCAATGTTCTTAGATGCACTCCTTGCCGAAAAAGGGATGAAGATTGATAAAGTGATTGAATTGGCTGGCAGTGACGAGACTCTTTTGAGTCGGATAGTAGGTCGGTTTAGTTGCAAGAAATGTGGGACTTTTTATAGTCATAAACACAATGATACTAAAGTTGAAGGCATTTGTGATGTTTGTGGTGGTAAAGAGTTTGTGAAGCGTGCTGACGACTATGAAGCGACGGTACGAAAGAGATTAGAGATCTATAGGTCACTCACGAAGCCTATGGTGCCTTTTTATAAAGGAAAAGGTGTGTTGGTAACAGTTGATGGAATGGGTTCAGTTGAGGAAACGACAACTAAAATTGAACGTTTTTTATCAAACGAAAAGCTTGACTATAGAGCTGAGTCTCTATAG
- a CDS encoding FAD-dependent oxidoreductase yields the protein MCAGDPEDQEGELTHKRKANEQHTLFQLVKSQDDDLEIDEEKGSKKSRYKKSKLNSSHPILVGGAKPGSSIPIISSHSQIFQQELVEAVEKDPEQNPFHLFALNLHHAGGLYTEEQLLNGILSTPPNAEEESENPHPFHLTVGSLEDLSASLEFPHDSPPIRREKVGFAGGGLTAIFTAILASQYYDVTILEKMAHLLDWASKSPGRLHLGGEYPEDPTTALQCLQSALLFRIMLKNGPNIFTSIPATAFLVPKASGEPLLEQSKRSYAQLQEAYKLYHSRLVETFGTDIGDMLFGPPEDFFKEIGLDPRFPDFLGGILTHEQGLNPGLLGALLETILEEKGVKVLSNHPVTAIKKVDDKFQVRSELETYEFDYFVNATWEGVFWLNSQVKASVSNSPSSTLPVPTSSTTHPKQGGNSAKLFQRGMAVMKISKGQIPKFDGIEAALFGLGGKEGGMWSPFNPKIALGYHPGTAYMGEQRISTNRKFPRPEVKLNEQAEHEKRLRDTVAALNQRYPTCESEGFDLMVRPTLSINSDVIQRQHCDPEEIVPGFISAISPKATFVPFTALQILKLLVKNSQRTNLDFSISHSTQTYLNSLPSDSQNREADLAWLFLPEELRFPPTFQNVDFFLDRARGFLLERGLPIQIVDRTEDTDNYNDSVRVVCQGSYPRLNLSDQDLGDTGVQIVAQNLPGSNIHELWLRNTNIWNEGLISLSNVLKASPVEVLDISGSDNHFGDEGIKALGNTLATNTTLNTLYMRDSKITDPAMFEFAKSIAHSKLRKIDLSGSGITDYQLGLLLSALETNTTLEEIILDNNPISDRGCAHIGRFLKSNKLLRVLSLRRSTISEKGFHDFVVTGLKYNTTLMEMALHQEQTPVLFRGFHILQEHPFWKNREESWLPEMKDSQSQ from the coding sequence ATGTGTGCAGGAGATCCAGAGGATCAAGAGGGTGAGTTAACTCACAAAAGAAAAGCAAATGAACAACACACATTATTTCAACTTGTCAAATCACAGGATGACGATTTGGAGATTGATGAAGAAAAAGGTTCTAAGAAATCACGTTATAAGAAGTCCAAACTGAACAGTTCCCATCCCATCCTAGTGGGTGGAGCTAAACCCGGCTCTAGTATACCTATAATATCAAGTCATTCTCAAATATTTCAGCAAGAGCTCGTTGAAGCTGTTGAGAAAGATCCAGAACAGAACCCCTTTCATCTCTTTGCTCTAAACCTTCATCACGCCGGAGGCCTCTATACTGAAGAACAGTTACTAAATGGCATTTTGTCAACACCTCCTAATGCAGAGGAAGAATCAGAAAATCCCCATCCGTTTCACTTAACAGTTGGCAGTTTGGAGGACCTTTCTGCTAGCCTAGAGTTCCCCCATGACTCGCCCCCTATAAGGAGAGAAAAAGTTGGTTTCGCTGGCGGAGGTTTAACAGCTATCTTCACAGCCATCCTTGCTTCTCAATATTACGATGTGACTATTCTTGAAAAGATGGCACACCTTCTAGATTGGGCAAGCAAAAGCCCAGGACGACTTCATTTGGGGGGAGAGTATCCTGAGGACCCCACAACAGCACTCCAATGTCTACAAAGTGCCCTTCTATTCAGGATAATGCTTAAAAATGGACCAAATATATTCACTTCTATTCCTGCCACAGCCTTTTTAGTTCCAAAAGCCTCCGGAGAGCCCCTTTTGGAACAATCCAAGAGGAGCTACGCTCAGTTGCAAGAAGCTTATAAACTTTACCATTCGAGACTTGTGGAAACCTTTGGAACAGATATAGGTGACATGCTATTTGGTCCGCCTGAAGACTTCTTTAAGGAAATTGGACTAGATCCAAGGTTCCCTGACTTTCTGGGAGGCATATTGACCCATGAACAAGGGTTGAATCCTGGCTTATTGGGCGCCCTTCTGGAAACGATCCTTGAAGAGAAGGGCGTCAAAGTTTTATCCAACCACCCAGTCACAGCAATTAAGAAAGTTGATGACAAATTTCAAGTAAGATCAGAATTAGAAACCTATGAGTTTGACTACTTCGTAAATGCCACATGGGAGGGTGTTTTTTGGTTAAATTCCCAGGTTAAAGCGTCCGTATCTAATTCTCCATCCTCAACACTGCCTGTGCCAACTTCCTCTACTACCCACCCCAAACAGGGTGGAAACAGTGCCAAACTTTTCCAACGAGGCATGGCTGTTATGAAAATATCTAAAGGTCAGATCCCCAAATTCGATGGGATAGAAGCTGCCTTGTTTGGACTCGGAGGAAAAGAAGGCGGCATGTGGAGCCCATTTAATCCTAAAATTGCTTTAGGTTATCACCCAGGTACGGCTTATATGGGAGAGCAACGTATTTCTACCAATCGAAAATTTCCAAGGCCAGAAGTGAAGCTGAACGAGCAAGCAGAACATGAAAAAAGGCTGCGTGACACTGTTGCTGCTCTGAACCAAAGATATCCAACTTGTGAGAGCGAGGGGTTTGATTTAATGGTGCGTCCAACCCTCTCTATAAATAGCGATGTTATTCAACGCCAACACTGTGATCCCGAAGAAATTGTACCGGGATTTATAAGCGCTATTTCGCCTAAAGCTACTTTTGTCCCATTCACAGCTTTGCAAATACTCAAGCTTCTCGTCAAGAATTCCCAAAGAACAAATCTTGATTTTAGTATTTCACACAGCACGCAGACATATTTGAACAGTCTGCCCTCAGACTCTCAAAACAGAGAAGCCGATTTAGCATGGCTGTTTCTTCCAGAAGAACTGCGTTTCCCTCCCACTTTTCAAAATGTAGATTTTTTCCTCGATCGTGCAAGGGGGTTTCTGTTAGAAAGAGGCCTCCCCATTCAAATTGTTGATAGAACGGAAGATACCGATAACTATAACGATTCCGTTAGAGTCGTCTGTCAAGGGTCATACCCACGATTAAATCTATCGGACCAGGACCTAGGAGATACAGGGGTTCAGATTGTTGCTCAAAATCTTCCTGGAAGCAACATACATGAACTATGGCTTCGAAATACGAACATATGGAATGAGGGTCTCATAAGTTTAAGTAACGTACTTAAGGCATCCCCCGTAGAAGTCCTAGATATTAGTGGATCAGACAATCACTTTGGAGATGAAGGAATAAAGGCCCTCGGAAATACTCTTGCCACAAATACAACTTTGAACACCCTCTATATGAGAGACTCAAAAATTACAGATCCAGCCATGTTTGAATTTGCAAAAAGCATCGCCCACAGCAAATTGCGCAAAATTGATCTCAGCGGATCTGGAATTACCGATTATCAACTTGGCCTGCTTCTTAGCGCTCTAGAAACTAACACTACGCTTGAGGAAATCATTTTAGACAATAATCCTATTAGTGACAGAGGTTGTGCGCACATTGGACGGTTTTTGAAATCTAACAAACTCCTAAGAGTACTTAGCTTAAGAAGGAGCACCATTTCTGAGAAAGGATTTCATGACTTTGTCGTAACTGGTCTAAAATACAACACGACTCTAATGGAGATGGCACTCCATCAAGAACAGACTCCTGTATTATTTCGGGGGTTTCACATACTGCAAGAACACCCCTTTTGGAAAAACCGCGAGGAAAGTTGGCTCCCCGAAATGAAAGACAGCCAATCTCAATAA
- a CDS encoding AMP nucleosidase, with protein sequence MDHHGKVWGLTQHTTPESAFERIKQIYDCNSEIIRQTFENFVINKAEKKDLDPSATLYTTYPYLGIRITPESTHDDASYAFGSISETGVYGSTLTRPDLFEDYYKEQIGILLKRHKVPVVVGSSNCRIPLPFIENIPSEAVEHKQLSMLRHEFALPNLREINDEIANSFSSSATKQVQPLSLFSAERVDFSLQRLQHYSGTAAKHFQHFILLTNYQRYVDGFVEFAREQLKKNNGYTRLVEPGNVITTYDGSKFKTTGTPRKHLPQMPTYHLERDDKEGITFINIGVGPSNAKTITDHLAVLRPHCWIMVGHCAGLRRTQFLGDYVLAHGYVRDDHVLDDDLPPWIPVPPIAEVQVALQDAVARITGLKGMDLKSRMRTGTVITVDNRNWELRTAELLKYLKQSRSIALDMESATVAANGFRFRVPYGTLLCVSDKPIHGELKLPGMANSFYQERVQQHLRIGLETIRLMREAGSVKLHSRKLRGFEEPPFR encoded by the coding sequence CTCACACAACATACGACACCTGAATCCGCTTTTGAGCGCATTAAACAAATTTACGACTGTAATTCCGAGATCATTCGCCAAACCTTTGAAAACTTCGTTATTAATAAAGCGGAAAAAAAGGATTTAGACCCCTCTGCCACTTTGTATACGACTTATCCTTATTTAGGGATCCGCATAACACCTGAAAGCACCCATGATGATGCCAGTTATGCTTTTGGATCCATTTCTGAAACAGGTGTTTATGGCTCCACTCTTACCCGACCAGATCTCTTTGAAGACTATTATAAAGAACAAATTGGCATTCTCTTAAAACGCCACAAAGTTCCAGTGGTTGTCGGTTCGAGCAACTGTCGAATTCCCCTCCCTTTCATTGAGAATATCCCTTCAGAGGCGGTAGAACACAAACAACTAAGTATGTTGCGTCATGAGTTCGCACTTCCCAATCTCAGGGAAATAAATGATGAAATTGCCAATAGTTTTTCAAGTAGCGCAACAAAGCAAGTCCAGCCTCTTTCACTCTTCTCTGCAGAGCGAGTGGACTTTTCCCTGCAAAGACTCCAACACTATTCAGGAACAGCAGCCAAACATTTCCAACATTTTATCCTCTTAACAAACTATCAAAGATATGTTGATGGATTCGTTGAGTTTGCCCGTGAACAACTTAAGAAGAACAATGGGTACACAAGACTTGTCGAACCCGGCAATGTGATAACCACCTATGATGGCTCCAAGTTTAAAACAACGGGCACACCGCGTAAACACCTCCCACAAATGCCCACATATCATCTAGAAAGAGACGATAAGGAAGGCATTACTTTTATAAACATAGGCGTCGGTCCTAGTAATGCAAAGACCATTACAGACCATTTGGCCGTCCTCCGTCCCCATTGCTGGATCATGGTGGGACACTGTGCTGGCCTCCGACGCACCCAGTTCTTGGGAGACTATGTGTTAGCCCATGGATACGTGCGAGATGATCACGTTTTGGATGATGACTTGCCTCCCTGGATTCCTGTTCCCCCAATTGCAGAAGTACAAGTGGCTCTCCAGGACGCCGTTGCACGTATCACGGGTCTAAAGGGAATGGATCTTAAATCTAGAATGCGAACAGGAACCGTTATCACGGTTGATAATCGCAACTGGGAGCTCCGAACAGCCGAGCTCCTTAAGTATCTAAAGCAGTCTCGCTCTATTGCTTTAGACATGGAATCAGCCACCGTAGCTGCCAATGGATTCCGCTTCCGAGTCCCCTATGGAACACTTTTATGCGTTTCCGATAAGCCCATTCATGGAGAGTTAAAACTGCCTGGTATGGCTAATTCTTTCTACCAAGAGCGGGTACAACAACATCTTCGAATTGGGCTTGAAACCATTCGTCTCATGCGGGAAGCTGGAAGTGTCAAACTTCATTCCCGTAAGCTCCGAGGATTCGAGGAGCCACCGTTCAGATAG
- the rplQ gene encoding 50S ribosomal protein L17: MRHRLQGRKLNRTTSHRKALFANMAASLIKFEQIKTTLPKAKDLRPFVEKLITLGKRGDLHARRQALSIVRDEEAVSKLMDTLGTRYKGRPGGYTRVIKAGFRYGDCAPMAVIEFIDRDVSAKPKTVKVVDEEGGEVPSVEAEAKKETPAPKKKTEAKKEAASKKAAPSASKASKSEKPSKKA, from the coding sequence ATGAGACACCGTCTGCAAGGTCGGAAACTGAATAGAACGACATCCCACCGTAAGGCACTTTTTGCCAATATGGCGGCGTCTTTGATTAAGTTTGAGCAGATTAAGACGACTCTTCCAAAGGCTAAGGATTTAAGGCCGTTTGTTGAGAAGCTTATCACCCTCGGGAAACGAGGTGACCTGCATGCACGCCGACAAGCGCTTAGCATTGTTCGTGACGAAGAAGCTGTCTCTAAGCTTATGGACACTCTTGGCACTAGATACAAAGGTCGTCCTGGAGGATATACCCGCGTTATTAAGGCTGGTTTCCGTTACGGTGATTGTGCGCCCATGGCTGTAATCGAATTCATTGACCGTGATGTGTCGGCAAAGCCCAAGACTGTAAAAGTCGTGGACGAAGAGGGTGGAGAAGTTCCTTCTGTGGAAGCCGAGGCAAAGAAAGAGACTCCTGCGCCTAAGAAGAAAACAGAAGCTAAAAAAGAGGCCGCTTCGAAAAAGGCCGCCCCATCTGCTTCTAAAGCTTCCAAGTCAGAAAAGCCTTCCAAGAAAGCTTAA
- the rpsM gene encoding 30S ribosomal protein S13 codes for MPRIAGVNIPTGKRAIIGLTYIYGIGHTHAKEICKKAKIAETKRVSELSDDDVIKIRDIIDSDYQVEGDLRRTVSMNIKRLLDLGCYRGLRHRKGLPVRGQSTHSNARTRKGPAKPISGKKK; via the coding sequence GTGCCACGGATAGCAGGCGTCAATATTCCAACGGGTAAGAGGGCCATCATTGGTCTCACGTACATTTATGGAATAGGACACACTCACGCAAAGGAAATTTGTAAAAAAGCTAAGATTGCCGAAACAAAAAGGGTGAGTGAGCTTTCTGATGATGATGTAATCAAGATTCGTGACATTATCGATAGTGATTACCAAGTTGAAGGTGATCTGCGTCGTACGGTAAGCATGAATATAAAGAGGTTGTTGGATCTTGGGTGTTATCGAGGCCTCCGGCATCGAAAGGGTCTTCCGGTGAGAGGACAAAGTACACACTCAAATGCCAGGACTCGTAAGGGTCCAGCAAAGCCCATTTCTGGTAAGAAGAAGTAA